A region of Streptomyces cinnamoneus DNA encodes the following proteins:
- the cobO gene encoding cob(I)yrinic acid a,c-diamide adenosyltransferase: MPKGQPAVVPDDGLTTRQRRNRPLVFVHTGVGKGKSTAAFGLALRAWNQGWPIGVFQFVKSAKWKVGEENALRVLGASGEGGTVDWHKMGEGWSWIQRDSELSNEEKAREGWEQVKRDLAAETYKLYVLDEFAYPMHWGWIDTDEVIEVLRDRPGTQHVVITGRNAPEKLVEFADLVTDMSKVKHPMDTGQKGQRGIEW; the protein is encoded by the coding sequence ATGCCCAAGGGACAGCCGGCCGTCGTCCCCGACGACGGTCTCACCACGCGCCAGCGGCGCAACCGGCCGCTGGTCTTCGTCCACACCGGCGTCGGCAAGGGCAAGTCGACGGCGGCCTTCGGGCTGGCGCTGCGGGCGTGGAACCAGGGCTGGCCGATCGGGGTGTTCCAGTTCGTGAAGTCGGCGAAGTGGAAGGTCGGCGAGGAGAACGCGCTGCGGGTGCTGGGCGCCTCCGGCGAGGGCGGGACGGTCGACTGGCACAAGATGGGCGAGGGCTGGTCGTGGATCCAGCGCGACAGTGAGCTGTCCAACGAGGAGAAGGCCCGTGAGGGCTGGGAGCAGGTCAAGCGCGACCTGGCGGCCGAGACGTACAAGCTCTACGTGCTCGACGAGTTCGCGTACCCGATGCACTGGGGCTGGATCGACACCGACGAGGTGATCGAGGTGCTGCGGGACCGCCCCGGCACCCAGCACGTGGTGATCACCGGCCGCAACGCCCCGGAGAAGCTGGTGGAGTTCGCCGACCTGGTGACGGACATGTCGAAGGTCAAGCACCCGATGGACACCGGTCAGAAGGGCCAGCGGGGCATCGAGTGGTGA
- a CDS encoding cobyrinate a,c-diamide synthase produces the protein MSTRLPRLVIAAPASGSGKTTVATGLMRAFADAGLAVSPHKVGPDYIDPGYHALATGRPGRNLDSFLCGPERIAPLFLHGAAGCDLAIVEGVMGLYDGAAGQGELASTAHVAKLLRAPVVLVVDASSQSRSVAALVHGFASWDPEVRVAGVILNKVGSDRHEALLREALDESGVTVLGAVRRAEPVHTPSRHLGLVPVAERRAEAVDAVAEFAARVREGCDLERLLALARSAPPVTGEAWSARGEPLPHPVPSPNRGSAPDPASQTPERPDEGADPNRGRPVIAVAGGPAFTFSYAEHAELLRAAGAEVVTFDPLRDEALPERTAGLVIGGGFPEVYAPELSANEPLRKAVAELAFAGTPVAAECAGLLYLSRALDGKPMCGVLPADARMSERLTLGYREAVAIADNPLAAAGTRVRGHEFHRTVVEPAAGAVPAWGITRPARRVEGFAQGGVHASYLHVHWAGAPGTAERFVAAAADAR, from the coding sequence GTGAGTACGCGCCTCCCCCGTCTCGTCATCGCCGCGCCGGCGTCCGGCAGCGGCAAGACCACCGTGGCCACGGGCCTGATGCGGGCCTTCGCGGACGCGGGCCTCGCGGTGTCGCCGCACAAGGTGGGCCCGGACTACATCGATCCGGGCTACCACGCGCTGGCGACCGGGCGGCCGGGCCGCAACCTGGACTCCTTCCTGTGCGGCCCGGAACGGATCGCCCCGTTGTTCCTGCACGGGGCGGCGGGCTGCGACCTGGCGATCGTCGAGGGCGTCATGGGCCTGTACGACGGGGCGGCCGGGCAGGGCGAGCTGGCGTCGACGGCGCACGTGGCGAAGCTGCTGCGGGCGCCGGTCGTGCTGGTCGTCGACGCGTCGTCGCAGTCGCGGTCGGTGGCGGCGCTGGTGCACGGCTTCGCCTCCTGGGACCCGGAGGTGCGGGTCGCGGGGGTCATCCTCAACAAGGTCGGCTCCGACCGCCACGAGGCGCTGCTGCGGGAGGCGCTGGACGAGTCGGGGGTGACGGTGCTGGGCGCGGTGCGGCGGGCGGAGCCCGTGCACACGCCGTCCCGGCACCTGGGCCTGGTGCCCGTCGCCGAGCGGCGGGCCGAGGCGGTCGACGCGGTGGCGGAGTTCGCGGCCCGCGTGCGGGAAGGCTGCGACCTGGAGAGGCTCCTGGCCCTGGCCCGTTCGGCACCGCCGGTGACCGGAGAGGCGTGGAGCGCCCGCGGCGAGCCTCTCCCCCACCCTGTCCCCTCCCCGAACCGGGGCTCCGCCCCGGACCCCGCTTCTCAGACGCCGGAGAGGCCGGACGAGGGGGCGGACCCGAACAGGGGTCGCCCCGTGATCGCCGTGGCCGGCGGCCCGGCGTTCACCTTCTCGTACGCCGAGCACGCCGAGCTGCTGCGGGCCGCCGGCGCGGAGGTCGTCACGTTCGACCCCCTGCGCGACGAGGCCCTGCCGGAACGCACGGCCGGCCTCGTCATCGGCGGCGGCTTTCCCGAGGTGTACGCCCCGGAGCTCTCCGCCAACGAGCCGCTCCGCAAGGCCGTGGCGGAACTCGCCTTCGCCGGCACGCCGGTCGCCGCCGAGTGCGCGGGCCTGCTCTACCTCTCCCGCGCCCTCGACGGGAAGCCGATGTGCGGCGTCCTGCCGGCGGACGCCCGCATGTCGGAGCGGCTGACGCTCGGTTACCGCGAGGCGGTGGCGATCGCGGACAATCCGCTCGCCGCCGCGGGCACCCGCGTCCGCGGGCACGAGTTCCACCGCACGGTCGTCGAGCCGGCCGCCGGGGCCGTCCCGGCCTGGGGGATCACGCGTCCGGCGCGCCGTGTGGAGGGCTTCGCGCAGGGCGGCGTGCACGCCTCGTACCTCCATGTCCACTGGGCGGGGGCCCCCGGCACGGCGGAGCGGTTCGTGGCCGCGGCGGCGGACGCGCGGTGA
- a CDS encoding cobalamin biosynthesis protein has protein sequence MNAVLYVGVGACRDVAAAEVLALVEHALAEAGGGAVAALATVDVRADEPGMLAAAARLGVPLTAYAPGVLAAQPVPHPSEAARRALGTPGVAEAAALLAAGPGAVLAVPKRKSAHVTAAVACRPA, from the coding sequence GTGAACGCCGTGCTCTACGTCGGCGTCGGCGCGTGCCGCGACGTGGCCGCCGCCGAGGTGCTCGCGCTCGTCGAGCACGCCCTGGCGGAGGCCGGCGGCGGCGCGGTCGCCGCCCTGGCCACCGTCGACGTCCGTGCCGACGAGCCCGGCATGCTGGCGGCGGCCGCGCGGCTCGGCGTGCCCCTCACCGCCTACGCCCCCGGCGTCCTCGCCGCGCAACCGGTTCCGCACCCCTCGGAGGCGGCCCGCAGGGCCCTGGGCACGCCGGGCGTCGCCGAGGCGGCCGCGCTGCTGGCGGCGGGACCGGGGGCGGTGCTCGCCGTGCCGAAGCGGAAGTCCGCGCACGTCACCGCCGCGGTGGCGTGCCGCCCCGCGTGA
- a CDS encoding putative cobaltochelatase, with the protein MSTPYPFTAIVGMDDLRLALLLTSVSPAVGGVLVRGEKGTAKSTAVRGVATLMPSVAVVDGCRFSCDPVAPDPTCPDGPHTADAAGSARPTRMVELPVGASEDRLVGALDIERALSEGVKAFEPGLLAAAHRGVLYVDEVNLLHDHLIDLLLDAAAMGASYVEREGVSVRHASRFLLVGTMNPEEGELRPQLLDRFGLTVEVAASRDTDERVEVVRRRLAYDEDPAAFAAKWAAEEDALRERIAAARALLPAVRLGDGALRRIAAVCAGFEVDGMRADIVTARTATALAAWAGRTDVTTEDVRQAALLALPHRRRRNPFDAPGLDEDKLDEILRRFEDEEPDPEPDPEPGGPEDGGPGDEDPDGGGPDGGGRPPQDGPRPDGAGGPDVPQQRQDSPAADPAPRQNSSDGVPGSEGEAPEAPAVAAAEPFRTRRFDVPGLGEGADGRRSRARTAHGRTTGARRPRGGALAKLHLAATVQAAAPHQRARGRSGPGLLVRRDDLREAVREGREGNLVLFVVDASGSMAARKRMSAVKGAVLSLLMDAYQRRDKIGMVTFRGSGAEVALPPTSSVEAGAARLEKLPTGGRTPLAEGLLRAHEVLRVERMRDPSRRPLLVVVTDGRATGGPEPLARAARAARLLAGEGTASVVVDCEAGPVRLGLAAELGRELGGPVVTLDELRADSVATLVRGVRTVRNTDNRRVA; encoded by the coding sequence ATGAGCACCCCCTATCCCTTCACGGCGATCGTCGGCATGGACGATCTACGACTGGCCCTGCTGCTGACCTCGGTCTCCCCCGCGGTGGGCGGCGTGCTCGTACGCGGCGAGAAGGGCACGGCGAAGTCCACTGCCGTGCGCGGTGTCGCGACGCTGATGCCGTCTGTCGCCGTCGTCGACGGCTGCCGGTTCTCCTGTGACCCGGTGGCACCGGACCCGACGTGCCCTGACGGGCCGCACACGGCGGACGCGGCGGGCAGCGCACGCCCCACACGCATGGTGGAACTGCCGGTAGGGGCCTCCGAGGACCGGCTCGTCGGCGCCCTCGACATCGAGCGGGCCCTCTCAGAAGGCGTCAAGGCCTTCGAGCCGGGCCTGCTGGCAGCCGCACACCGCGGCGTGCTCTACGTCGACGAGGTCAACCTCCTCCACGACCACTTGATCGACCTGCTGTTGGACGCCGCCGCGATGGGCGCCTCGTACGTCGAGCGCGAAGGCGTCTCCGTCCGGCACGCCTCCCGCTTCCTCCTCGTCGGCACCATGAACCCCGAAGAGGGCGAGCTGCGACCGCAGTTGCTCGACCGTTTCGGGCTGACCGTCGAGGTCGCGGCCTCCCGCGACACCGACGAGCGCGTCGAGGTCGTGCGCCGCCGCCTCGCCTACGACGAGGACCCGGCCGCCTTCGCCGCCAAGTGGGCGGCGGAGGAGGACGCGCTGCGCGAGCGCATCGCCGCCGCGCGGGCGCTGCTGCCGGCCGTACGGCTCGGGGACGGCGCGCTGCGCCGGATCGCCGCGGTGTGCGCCGGTTTCGAGGTGGACGGCATGCGGGCCGACATCGTGACCGCTCGGACGGCGACGGCGCTGGCCGCGTGGGCGGGGCGTACGGACGTCACGACCGAGGACGTGCGGCAGGCGGCGCTGCTGGCGCTGCCGCACCGGCGCCGCCGCAATCCCTTCGACGCCCCCGGTCTGGACGAGGACAAGCTCGACGAGATCCTCAGGCGGTTCGAGGACGAGGAGCCGGACCCCGAGCCGGACCCCGAGCCCGGGGGCCCGGAGGACGGCGGCCCCGGCGACGAGGATCCGGATGGCGGCGGTCCGGACGGCGGCGGCCGACCGCCGCAGGACGGCCCCCGCCCCGACGGCGCGGGCGGCCCCGACGTGCCGCAGCAGCGGCAGGACTCCCCCGCAGCCGACCCCGCCCCGCGGCAGAACTCCTCCGACGGCGTGCCCGGAAGCGAGGGCGAGGCCCCCGAGGCACCCGCCGTCGCGGCCGCGGAGCCCTTCCGGACGCGCCGGTTCGATGTACCCGGACTCGGTGAGGGCGCCGACGGCCGCCGCTCCCGGGCCCGTACCGCGCACGGGCGCACGACGGGGGCGCGCCGGCCTCGCGGCGGTGCGCTCGCCAAGCTGCACCTCGCCGCGACCGTGCAGGCCGCCGCCCCGCACCAGCGGGCGCGTGGCCGCTCGGGCCCGGGGCTGCTCGTCCGCCGGGACGATCTGCGGGAGGCGGTGCGCGAGGGGCGCGAGGGCAATCTCGTGCTGTTCGTCGTGGACGCCTCGGGCTCGATGGCGGCCCGCAAGCGGATGAGCGCCGTCAAGGGCGCGGTGCTGTCGCTGCTGATGGACGCCTACCAGCGCCGCGACAAGATCGGCATGGTCACGTTCCGGGGCTCGGGCGCGGAGGTGGCGCTGCCGCCGACGTCCTCGGTGGAGGCGGGCGCGGCGCGGCTGGAGAAGCTGCCGACCGGCGGCCGCACCCCGCTGGCCGAGGGCCTGCTGCGGGCGCACGAGGTGCTGCGGGTGGAGCGGATGCGTGATCCGTCCCGGCGTCCCCTGCTGGTCGTGGTGACGGACGGCCGGGCGACGGGCGGCCCGGAGCCGCTGGCGCGGGCCGCGCGCGCGGCCCGGCTGCTGGCCGGCGAGGGCACGGCGTCGGTCGTCGTGGACTGCGAGGCCGGGCCGGTGCGGCTGGGCCTGGCGGCTGAGCTGGGCCGCGAGCTGGGCGGGCCGGTCGTGACGCTCGACGAGCTGCGCGCGGACAGCGTGGCCACGCTGGTGCGCGGCGTGCGTACCGTACGGAACACCGACAACAGGAGGGTCGCGTAA